The sequence below is a genomic window from Candidatus Neomarinimicrobiota bacterium.
GAAACGTGCCTGAAAAACCTATTAAGATTCTAATGATTGAGGATAGCACCTTCTTTTCTCAATACATAAAGAAGATGCTGGCTGAAGAAAAGAGCGATGGATTCGATGTGGAATTAAAATATACTGACCAACTATCGGTAGGACTGGAGCTTATTGAAGAGGACGAAATCGACGTCATCCTATTGGATCTCACGTTACCAGATTCTGAAGGATTGGATACGTTCACAAGAACATCTGCTCAAGCATCCGAACTACCTATTATAGTAATCTCTGGTCTCGGAGATGAAAAGCTGGCTACCGAGATAGTCCAGAAGGGCGCACAGGATTATCTGATTAAGAGTCAGGTGAACAACATTGTGCTAAAACGTTCTATTCTCTACGCAATGCAGCGCAAGCAGGCAGAAATAGAAATAAATAACTATCGCGAACATCTTGAAGAACTAATTGAAAAACGCACTCAGGAATTGCAGATATCAAAAGCAAAAATACAGAACATTTTTGATTCTGCTAGCGATGGAATATATGCTTTAGACTTGAAAGGTAATTTCACAGAAGTCAATCAAAGAATGCTTGATATGTATGGATTCGGAACGTTTAATGAGATGTTGGGAACGAACGGGTTTGATTTGATTCCTCCCAGCGAAATCGAAAAAGCAAAGTCAGTAATGGGGGAAGTTCTGGAGAAGGGAGAGATTTCCTCCCTGGAATATTTTGCTCGAAAGATCGACGGTTCTGAATTCCCCGTTTCAGTAAGTAGTAGTATTCTGAAGGATGCTTCTGGAAATGCCGTGGGAACTATTGGAATTGCTAGAGACATCACAGACCGCAAGCTGGCGGAGGAGGAATTAAAAAAACACCGCGATCATTTAGAAGAGTTGGTTGAATCCCGCACCGGCGAATTGCGGAAAACGATCAACCTGATGGCTGGACGAGAAGTTCGCATGGCAGAGTTGAAAGACACGATCAAGGCATTACGCACTCAACTACAAGAAACAGGTATGACACCGGTGGCTGATGACCCTTTGAAGGAGGAAGGGATAATGAATAAGAAATGAATGTTAAGACAGGACCCAAATAGAATGAGGACTCAAGTTCAATGCGATTAAAACCGGACATATCCGATGATCTCTTGTCAAAGTGGCAGAAAATCGTTGACTTGATGGCCACAGTGGTTAGGGTCCCTGCTGGGCTCATCATGAAGGTTCATCCCACGGAGATTGAAGTATTTGTATCAAGCGATACTGAAGGCAACCCTTACGATAAGGGAGAAATGGCTCAGTTGAATACAGGGCTGTACTGCGAGACAGTTATGGCACGACGGGCCGAACTCCTGGTTCCTGATGCGCGTGAAGATCCGGAATGGGCACATAATCCTGACATTAAGTTGGGTATGTTTTCGTATTTCGGGTTGCCTCTGGAATGGCCTGATGGGGATGTGTTTGGAACCATATGTGTTTTGGACAAGAAAAAGAATAGGTATTCCGATACATATCGGGAGCTGATTTGTCAGTTCGGCGAGGCTTTGAAGATGGATCTCAAGAATCTTGTCACCATCTTTGAACTGGAGCGAACACAGAGAGAGCTGCAGAAGATGGTCAACCTGATGGCTAACCGTGAGGTGCGCATAGCGGGATTGAAAGAGATAATTCTGCAATTACGCGCACAGCCGGAACAGACAGGTCTGACGCTAGTGACAGATGATTCATTGAAGAACATAGGTAAGAGGAAGCGCTGATGCGGGCGAAAGGAGCTTGGCGTTTGGCTACGGTGTGGGCAGTGGTTGTCGCAGTATCTCTGGTGTGGAACGTGTTTCAGGAAAAACAACAGTTCTTGGAAGCTGCCCGTATTCAAGCTTGATGTGGAGACTACCTGATTAATAATTGAGATTCACCGATGAGTTATGATGTAGAAAGGCCACTGAAATTCTCTTCCTGGGAAGTGGTGAAACGATTCCTAGTTATTTCTGTCTTCTTAATAGCACTTATTGGAATTGTGACATCGACAATCTACTACAATGATCTGGCTCGAGAGAAAAAGCTTATTGAAAACGATCAAATGCTCGAGATATACAAGTTAAGTGAAATAATTACCATCCATATGGACGCCGTTTTCTCGGACCTGTTAATTGTAGCAGAACACAATCGTTTATTGGAATTGATTGACTCCTATAGTAAGACCAGACGCGATGCTTTAGCGGAAGTTTTTCTAACATATTCTACAAAGAAACGGGTTTTTGATCAGATACGTTTATTGGATACAACAGGTAAAGAAATTGTGCGAGTCAATTTCAATAATGGCGATCCTGCCATTGTCCCCGATGAAAAACTTCAAGTAAAGAAAAAACGGTATTATTTCCAGGATATTTCCCAATTGGATCGCGGGGAAATGTACATATCTCCGTTTGATCTGAATGTTGAATACGGACAGATTGAACAACCGTTGAAACCAACGATACGTCTTGCGACCCCGATTCTTGACAGTGAAGACCGAAAATCCGGGTTTTTAGTTCTCAACTATTTGGGTTCAGACTTACTCGAACATCTAGCTTGGATAGAGTCTGATGCTCATGTTGGACAAATCATGCTTCTTAATTCTGATGGGCATTGGTTGAAAAGTCCCAATAAGGAAGATGAGTGGGGATTTATGTATGAAACTAGGACTGACCTTACTTTTGGAAAAGCATTTCCCGATGCATGGCAACAGGTGAATAGCGAATCCTCAGGTCAATTAATTACAGAAGAGGGACTTTTCACTTTCAATACCATATATCCCTCCTCTGAAAGCATAAAAGCGAGTATAAGGTCAAGTAGGCCATTTGAGCCGGGTGAAACTAAGCAATGGGCTGAAGATTATTACTGGAAAATCCTAACCAGGGTTACACCTGGCGAATTGATTGCGCACTCAAGGAAATTGTTAAAGAGTATTCTCCTGGTGGATGGTGTATTACTTGTAACATCAATGGTCATTCTATGGATTCTCGTCTACACAAAATTATTACACAAACAAGCTGAAAAGGAATTGGAAAAACATCGCGGCTACCTTGAGCGATTGGTTGAGGAACGCACTTCCGAATTAAGAGTTGCTAACGAGCAACTGCGAAAAGAGATCACCGAACGGAAGCACGCAGAGGAAAAAATCCGCAAGTTGAATAGAGAACTTAAACGACGGGTCAAGAGCAGGACTACAGAACTGGAGAAGACGGTTAACCTGATGACCGGGCGTGAGGTTCGCATGGGGGAATTGAAGAGTGTCATAGGGGAACTTCAAACACAATTAGAATCGGCCGGAATGAGACCTGTGGTGAGTGATCCGTTGAAGGAAACAGGCAGAAAAGAAAGCTGATGGGACGGGAATGGAAGAGGAAACCTAATGAATTTCGTTAGTGGGAGTTTGAGGAATAAGTTGATTGTGGTCTTATTGACCACCTCGCTCAGTCCGATTATGATTGTAGGATGGTTGAGTTTTGTCAATGCCAGAAATTCTCTTCGAACTATTGCGATTGACGCGTTAGAATCGATTATCGATCAAAAAATTCAAACAGTAGAGTTATTCTTTCTGGAGCGCAGCCAAGATATCCAAGCAGCTCAAGAATTCTATAATATTAAGGCGAATCTTCCCATTGTGAGCCAGTTTGCTAATGATAGAACCCATCCCGAATATGTTGCAGCTAAGAAAATGCTCGATGGCCAGCTAAAGACATTCCAAAAAGCCTATGACTACGCAGATGTTATGCTGGTGAATTCTGAAGGGGTAATTGTGTATGCATCCGAAGAAACACATGAAGGGAGCGACCTGGGCGAACCTCTTCCTGACCCATCCGGCCAGGTGTTTGAAGAGGGGAAAAAGGGGATATACTTTTCTGATATTTTCCCATTCGGTGAGAAATCTGATATGAATGAGATGATGGTCTCAGCACCAATCTATGATTTTGACGGAATGTTTGCTGGTGTGGCTGTATTGGAGATTGATATGACGCCTATATATAGAATGATTCAAGATACAGCTGGATTGGGTGAAACGGAGGAAACTCTGATCGGTCAGAGAATAGATAATGAGGTGGTATTTCTTAGTCCGCTTCGTCATGATCCAGACGCTGCCCTTACCAGAAAAGTAGCTATGGGGAGTGATATTGCTGTTCCAATGCAGAAAGCTGTTCAAGGTTTACGGGGTGTTGACTTATCTGTTGATTACCGCGGTGAAGAGGTCATCGCTCACTGGCAGTACCTTCCTTCTTTGAATTGGGGGCTCGTTGGCAAAATAGACCAGAGGGAGGCCTTTGCTCCCGTAATGTCATTGAGACGCACTTTAATAGTATTTTCCATTTCCCTGACTTTCCTACTGATAGGACTCTCCTACTGGGCATCAAGAAGGCTTACAGATCCGATAAATTCTTTGAGAGAATTGGCCAATCGAATTTCCAGTGGTGATTTCTCTGTTTACCCCGAAGTTAAGTCTGACGATGAGGTCGGCCGACTTTCTGATACTTTCATTGAGATGGCCAGGGAGTTAGAGATATCAATCACAGAATTGCAGGGGGAGATTGCAGAGCGTAAGCGGGCGGAGGAAGAACTGAAGGAATACAAGGACCATTTGGAAGGGATAGTCCAGGAGCGTACAACCGAACTTGAAGAACGAGTTTCGGAAGTGGAAAGGCTCAATCAAGGAATGACGAATTTGGCAGAAGATATGCAGGTGATCAACGCAAATTTAGAGTCCACAACCCGACAATTATCCGAGGCCAATAAAGAGTTGGAGGCCTTTAGTTACTCCGTTTCACACGATCTGCGAGCACCGTTGAGAGCAATCGAGGGATTCTCAAGGATGCTCGCTGGGGATTATGCAAGTACTTTGGACAAGGAAGGCCAACGCTTGCTGAAGGTTATCACCGATAACACACAAACGATGGCAAATTTGATTGATGACCTACTCGACCTTTCCCGGCTGGGTCGTACAAAGATGAGATGCCAGATTACTGACGCAAACAAGCTAGTTAAAGCAGTCCAGAAGGAGCTTACTGCTGAAGTCCCTGATCGTTCAATCCGGTGGGATATCAAAGACCTCCCAAATATCCGGTGCGACCCATCTTTAATCCGGCAGGTTTTTGTTAATCTCCTATCGAATGCAGTCAAGTATACGAAAACGCGGAAGACGGCCAAGATCGAAATTGGCAGCATGACAGAAAATGACGAGATAATATTCTATAGTAAAGACAATGGTGTTGGTTTTGATATGAAATACGTTGAGAAGCTGTTTGAAGTTTTTCAGCGCTTGCATAGTAGCGAAGAGTTCAGCGGTACAGGTGTTGGACTCGCGATTGTGAAGCGTATAGTTCAACGCCATGGAGGTCGCGTTTGGGCGAAAGGACAGGTTGATAAAGGGGCAACCGTTTATTTCACGTTACAAAAACAAGGGGAAACAGATGAGCTATGAAGACGACATTCAGATTCTGATGGTGGAGGATAATCCTGCTGATGCTGAACTGGCCTTGAGGGCTCTGAAGAAGCACAATCTGGCCAACAATGTGTATTGGGTCAAGGATGGAGCCGAAGCATTGGACTTTGTTTTTGCCCGTGGAGAATATTCTGATCGCACTCAAAACCACCGTCCCAAGTTGATATTATTGGATTTGAAACTGCCCAAAGTGGACGGATTAGAAGTGTTACGCCAGGTCAAGTCTAATGAAGAAACAAAAGTAATCCCTGTTGTTGTACTTACATCATCCAAAGAAGAACAGGATATGATAGAAAGCTATGAGCTAGGAGTGAACAGTTATATCGTGAAGCCGGTGGGTTTTGACAATTTTGTTGAAGCTGTGGCTGAATTAGGCTTGTATTGGCTACTTCTTAATCAACCTCTGCGCTAGTAGCACATCTTTTGGACAAGCGATAATAAACAGGAAAGATTGATCTTTAGAGGAGTCATTAGATGAGTGATCTTATGCGCGTCCTGATGCTGGAAGATGTACCAACAGACGCAGAATTGATTGAACGTGAGCTTAAAAGTGGAAAATTCAATTTTGTTCTGAAACATGTTGACAACAAAGAAGCATATCAAAAAGGATTAAAGGAATTTCAACCGGATCTTATTCTATCTGATTACAGCCTGCCTCAATTTACCGGAATAGATGCTCTGAAGATCACACTGGAGCAAACAACTGACATCCCATTTATAATAGTCACTGGATCTATGAATGAAGATACCGCTGTCGATTGTATTAAGGCCGGAGCCTGGGATTATGTAATTAAGGAGCATCTACAGCGTCTAAACCCAGCAGTAAATGAAGCGATGGAATTGAAACGGGCCCGAGATGAACGTGGGCAGGCGGAGGAGGAATTGAGGAAGAGCGAGGAGAGATACCGGACCACCTTAGACAGTATGTTGGAGGGTTGCCAGATCATAAGCTATGATTGGCATTACTTGTATGTCAACGACATAGTGGCAAGGCAAGGCCGCCGGGAAAAGGAAGAACTTCTGGGCCACACTATGATGCAGGTGTATCCAGGTATTGAAGATACTGAGATGTTCGCATTTCTTCGTCGCTGTATGGAGAGGCGGATTCCACATCGGATGGAAAATGAATTTACATTTGCTGATGGAAGCACAGGTTGGTTTGATCTAAGCATTCAGCCTGTGCCCGACGGCATCTTTATACTCTCTTTAGACATTACCGAGCGAAAGCGTTCAGAGGAAGCGCTGAAGACATCTAAAGAATATACAGAGAATCTTGTTGGTAGTTCTCTAGACATGATCATCGCTGTTGATAACAACAGAAGAATTTCAGAGTTCAATAAGGCCGCTGAGGAGACTTTTGGATATAGCCGGGAGGAAATACTGGGTAAGCATGTAAACATACTCTACGCAGATAAGAAACAGGGTCTTGTTGTCCACAAAATGACGGTCAGGGAAGGACGGCATATCCAGGAAGTGCATAACCGGCGAAAAAATGGAGAGGTTTTCCCGAGTCTTCTTTCTTCCTCTGTCCTCGTTGATTCGAAAGGTAAAAGAGTGGGGGCGATGGGAGTCTCTCGTGACATCACGGGGAGGAAGCAAGCTGAGGAGGAAATCCGGAAACTCAACGAAGAGCTGGAGCAGCGTGTCAAAGAGCGCACTACTGAACTCGAAGCTGCCAATGAGGAACTCGAGTCATTTTCCTACTCAGTCTCGCACGATCTGCGGGCGCCCCTTCGCACCATAGACGGCTTCAGCCAGATCTTACTGGAAGATTACGGCGACAAGCTTGACTCACAGGGTAAAGATTACCTTCAAAGGGTGGATAAAGGTGCGAAGCACATGGCGCAACTCACTGATGATTTGCTGGAGTTATCACGCGTGACACGAAGAGAAATGAAACGGCAAGCAGTTGATTTGAGTGCGTTGGCAAAGGAGATTGCTGCAGAACTTGAGAAGACCCAACCGGAGCGTCAGGTGGAGTTCATAATTCCAAAGGGGTTGGTTGCCAACGGGGATTCGCGTCTTCTACGCGTGGTACTGGAAAACCTCATGGGGAATGCCTGGAAGTTTACCGGTACCAAGCCGCGCGCAAAGATAGAGTTCGGTGTCGAAAGTGTTAACGGCGAGTCGGCCTATTTCGTGAAGGACAACGGTGCGGGTTTCGATAGGGCCTACGCCGACAAACTATTTGCCCCTTTCCAGCGGCTGCATTCAGAGACTGAATTTGAAGGCACCGGAATTGGTTTGGCCTCCGTAAAGCGAATCATACGTCGTCATGGTGGCCAGGTCCGGGCCGAGAGTAGAGAGGGGAGTGGGGCAACATTCTACTTCACCCTTCAGCAACAAAAGGAAGAATAATATGAGCGAGAAAATCATACTTATGGTGGAAGACAGTCCAAATGATGGGATTTTGACCCTCCGTGCTCTTGAGAAAAACAAGGTGAAAAACCGGATCGTTGTGACCAGCGGTGGAGAACATGCACTGGATTATCTTTTTGCAAGAGGTGAGTACGAGGGCCGGGATACCAGTGCTATGCCGGACCTTATCCTGCTCGATCTCAATATGCCCAAAGTAGGTGGTTTGGAGGTGCTGCAGCAAGTGCGCGCAGATGACCGGACAAAACTCATACCTGTTGTTGTCTTCACCACTTCAAAAGCGGATAGAGACCTGATTGATGCTTACAACCTGGGCGTAAACAGCTACGTTCGCAAGCCGGTGGACTTTAAGGAGTTCAAAAGAACTGTGGAACAACTGGAGCAGTACTGGACAGTTCTCAACCTGCCACCGCCCAGGGGAGAAAGATACTAGATGAGAGCACCGCTCAACGTATTGCTCATAGAGGATTCAGAGGATGATGCTCTGTTACTGCTGCGTGAACTTCGGCGCGGGGGATATGATCCAACCTTTGAGCGCGTCGAAACCCCCAAGGACATGAAAGCTGCATTAGAAAACCAAACCTGGGATGTCATTATTTCCGATTACGTCATGCCCCGTTTCAGTGGACCAGCCGCCTTGGCACTGCTGAAGGAGTATGGGTTCGACGTACCATTTATTATCGTGTCCGGAAAGGTGGGTGAGGAAACAGCGGTTCAGGTCATGAAGGCCGGTGCCCATGACTACATTATGAAAGACAATCTGGCGAAACTGGTCCCTGCCATCAAGCGTGAATTACAAGATGCAGAAGTGCGGCGGGAACGCACGCAGGCCGAAGATGAATTAAGAAAATCGCGTGACAAACTGCGAAAACTTTCTTCCCATCTTCAGACAGTTAGAGAGGAAGAGAGGACCGCGATTGCACGTGAGGTCCACGATGAGTTGGGCCAGTTATTGACTGCCATCAAATTTGATGTCTCTTGGCTACGGAAAAGAATACCGAAGGAAGCAACAGACGGGATCGAAAAGACGGGATCGATTCTCAAGCTTATCGATTCCGCGATCCAATCAGTGAAGAGAATTTCATCGGATCTTAGACCGGTAGTTCTGGATGACCTTGGAATTGCAGCGGCCATGAAGTGGGAGGCGAATAAATTTGAAAACCGAACGAAAAAAATATGTAAGGTCAGACTTAGTCCAGAAGATATCGTTTTGGATCGTGATCGTTCCACAGCGGTTTTCCGAATTTTTCAAGAGGCCTTGACGAATGTGGCTCGTCACTCAGGCGCTACCGAAGTGACGGCAACATTAGGAATCGAGGATCATCTGGTAAAACTTAGTGTTGTGGACAATGGGAGGGGTATTACCGAGGAAATGACTTCCAGTTCTGACTCCTTAGGTCTTATCGGCATGCGAGAGCGAGTGATTGCATGGAACGGTGAAATTGAGATCAAAGGTCAAAAAGGGAAAGGGACATCCGTGGGAGTAAGCATTCCACTGGGCTCTTAAGAAAACTACAATGATAAGAGTACTCATTGCGGATGATCATCGGATTGTTCGCGAGGGGTTGAAGCAGATACTGGCTGAAACCTCTGACATTACTGCAGTCGGTGAAGCGAGTAACGCTGGGGAAGTATTAACGCAGGTATTGAAGAATGATTATGATGTCGTTCTATTGGATATCTCTATGCCAGGTAGAAGTGGTTTAGAAGTCTTAAGGGAATTGAAGAGTGCAAAAGCAGGTTTGAAGGTTCTAATGTTAAGTATGCATCCTGAAGAACACTATGCAGTCAGGGCGTTGAAGGCAGGTGCGTCGGGATATCTGACCAAGGATAGGGCACCGGAAGAATTGATAGAGGCGATACGAAGGGTATCATTGGGTGGGAAATATATCAGTGCTACCCTCGCTGAGAAATTAGCGTTTTACCTGGAAGAGGACTCAGAAAAACCACCACATGAGAGGTTATCTGATCGTGAATATGAGGTCATGCGCATGCTTGTTTCAGGAAAGACAGTAAAAGAAATAGCTCAAGAGTTATCATTGAGTGTTAAGACGGTCAGTACCCACCGGACGCGCCTTCTCCGAAAGATGAGT
It includes:
- a CDS encoding PAS domain S-box protein translates to NVPEKPIKILMIEDSTFFSQYIKKMLAEEKSDGFDVELKYTDQLSVGLELIEEDEIDVILLDLTLPDSEGLDTFTRTSAQASELPIIVISGLGDEKLATEIVQKGAQDYLIKSQVNNIVLKRSILYAMQRKQAEIEINNYREHLEELIEKRTQELQISKAKIQNIFDSASDGIYALDLKGNFTEVNQRMLDMYGFGTFNEMLGTNGFDLIPPSEIEKAKSVMGEVLEKGEISSLEYFARKIDGSEFPVSVSSSILKDASGNAVGTIGIARDITDRKLAEEELKKHRDHLEELVESRTGELRKTINLMAGREVRMAELKDTIKALRTQLQETGMTPVADDPLKEEGIMNKK
- a CDS encoding histidine kinase translates to MRAPLNVLLIEDSEDDALLLLRELRRGGYDPTFERVETPKDMKAALENQTWDVIISDYVMPRFSGPAALALLKEYGFDVPFIIVSGKVGEETAVQVMKAGAHDYIMKDNLAKLVPAIKRELQDAEVRRERTQAEDELRKSRDKLRKLSSHLQTVREEERTAIAREVHDELGQLLTAIKFDVSWLRKRIPKEATDGIEKTGSILKLIDSAIQSVKRISSDLRPVVLDDLGIAAAMKWEANKFENRTKKICKVRLSPEDIVLDRDRSTAVFRIFQEALTNVARHSGATEVTATLGIEDHLVKLSVVDNGRGITEEMTSSSDSLGLIGMRERVIAWNGEIEIKGQKGKGTSVGVSIPLGS
- a CDS encoding ATP-binding protein → MNFVSGSLRNKLIVVLLTTSLSPIMIVGWLSFVNARNSLRTIAIDALESIIDQKIQTVELFFLERSQDIQAAQEFYNIKANLPIVSQFANDRTHPEYVAAKKMLDGQLKTFQKAYDYADVMLVNSEGVIVYASEETHEGSDLGEPLPDPSGQVFEEGKKGIYFSDIFPFGEKSDMNEMMVSAPIYDFDGMFAGVAVLEIDMTPIYRMIQDTAGLGETEETLIGQRIDNEVVFLSPLRHDPDAALTRKVAMGSDIAVPMQKAVQGLRGVDLSVDYRGEEVIAHWQYLPSLNWGLVGKIDQREAFAPVMSLRRTLIVFSISLTFLLIGLSYWASRRLTDPINSLRELANRISSGDFSVYPEVKSDDEVGRLSDTFIEMARELEISITELQGEIAERKRAEEELKEYKDHLEGIVQERTTELEERVSEVERLNQGMTNLAEDMQVINANLESTTRQLSEANKELEAFSYSVSHDLRAPLRAIEGFSRMLAGDYASTLDKEGQRLLKVITDNTQTMANLIDDLLDLSRLGRTKMRCQITDANKLVKAVQKELTAEVPDRSIRWDIKDLPNIRCDPSLIRQVFVNLLSNAVKYTKTRKTAKIEIGSMTENDEIIFYSKDNGVGFDMKYVEKLFEVFQRLHSSEEFSGTGVGLAIVKRIVQRHGGRVWAKGQVDKGATVYFTLQKQGETDEL
- a CDS encoding response regulator is translated as MSEKIILMVEDSPNDGILTLRALEKNKVKNRIVVTSGGEHALDYLFARGEYEGRDTSAMPDLILLDLNMPKVGGLEVLQQVRADDRTKLIPVVVFTTSKADRDLIDAYNLGVNSYVRKPVDFKEFKRTVEQLEQYWTVLNLPPPRGERY
- a CDS encoding PAS domain S-box protein, with amino-acid sequence MSDLMRVLMLEDVPTDAELIERELKSGKFNFVLKHVDNKEAYQKGLKEFQPDLILSDYSLPQFTGIDALKITLEQTTDIPFIIVTGSMNEDTAVDCIKAGAWDYVIKEHLQRLNPAVNEAMELKRARDERGQAEEELRKSEERYRTTLDSMLEGCQIISYDWHYLYVNDIVARQGRREKEELLGHTMMQVYPGIEDTEMFAFLRRCMERRIPHRMENEFTFADGSTGWFDLSIQPVPDGIFILSLDITERKRSEEALKTSKEYTENLVGSSLDMIIAVDNNRRISEFNKAAEETFGYSREEILGKHVNILYADKKQGLVVHKMTVREGRHIQEVHNRRKNGEVFPSLLSSSVLVDSKGKRVGAMGVSRDITGRKQAEEEIRKLNEELEQRVKERTTELEAANEELESFSYSVSHDLRAPLRTIDGFSQILLEDYGDKLDSQGKDYLQRVDKGAKHMAQLTDDLLELSRVTRREMKRQAVDLSALAKEIAAELEKTQPERQVEFIIPKGLVANGDSRLLRVVLENLMGNAWKFTGTKPRAKIEFGVESVNGESAYFVKDNGAGFDRAYADKLFAPFQRLHSETEFEGTGIGLASVKRIIRRHGGQVRAESREGSGATFYFTLQQQKEE
- a CDS encoding GAF domain-containing protein encodes the protein MRLKPDISDDLLSKWQKIVDLMATVVRVPAGLIMKVHPTEIEVFVSSDTEGNPYDKGEMAQLNTGLYCETVMARRAELLVPDAREDPEWAHNPDIKLGMFSYFGLPLEWPDGDVFGTICVLDKKKNRYSDTYRELICQFGEALKMDLKNLVTIFELERTQRELQKMVNLMANREVRIAGLKEIILQLRAQPEQTGLTLVTDDSLKNIGKRKR
- a CDS encoding response regulator; its protein translation is MSYEDDIQILMVEDNPADAELALRALKKHNLANNVYWVKDGAEALDFVFARGEYSDRTQNHRPKLILLDLKLPKVDGLEVLRQVKSNEETKVIPVVVLTSSKEEQDMIESYELGVNSYIVKPVGFDNFVEAVAELGLYWLLLNQPLR
- a CDS encoding response regulator transcription factor, which produces MIRVLIADDHRIVREGLKQILAETSDITAVGEASNAGEVLTQVLKNDYDVVLLDISMPGRSGLEVLRELKSAKAGLKVLMLSMHPEEHYAVRALKAGASGYLTKDRAPEELIEAIRRVSLGGKYISATLAEKLAFYLEEDSEKPPHERLSDREYEVMRMLVSGKTVKEIAQELSLSVKTVSTHRTRLLRKMSMKTNAQLTSYAIQNKLVE